From a region of the Hippopotamus amphibius kiboko isolate mHipAmp2 chromosome 3, mHipAmp2.hap2, whole genome shotgun sequence genome:
- the LOC130848475 gene encoding tRNA N(3)-methylcytidine methyltransferase METTL2-like, whose translation MPSISGWLVTFFRTRAHPGAPAVVCGKRQQFGSRFLSDPARVFHHNAWDNVEWSEEQAAAAERKVQENTTQRVCQEKQADYEIDANKYWNHFYKIHENVFFKDRHWLFTEFPELAPSQNQHHVKDLLSENKRSEAPQCRSSENGSGLIIEEQHSCSSVSLGHKTQPPPVEENATQKLHHLEICAEEFPGSSATYRILEVTSLYKVLVVGLVKLSYYAHRMAVETLSTKVTSD comes from the exons ATGCCTAGTATCTCTGGCTGGCTTGTCACATTCTTCCGGACTCGAGCTCACCCAG GTGCACCGGCCGTGGTCTGCGGGAAGCGGCAGCAGTTCGGAAGCCGGTTTCTGAGCGACCCGGCGCGCGTGTTCCACCACAATGCCTGGGACAATGTGGAGTGGTCGGAGGAGCAGGCCGCGGCGGCGGAGAGGAAAGTCCAGGAGAACACTACCCAGCGGGTGTGCCAGGAGAAGCAAGCTGATTATGAGATCGATGCCAACAAATATTGGAACCACTTCTACAAAATCCacgaaaatgtatttttcaaggaTAGACATTGGCTTTTTACTGAATTCCCAGAGCTGGCACCGAGCCAAAACCAACATCACGTGAAGGATTTGCTCTCAGAGAACAAGAGGAGTGAAGCACCTCAATGTAGAAGCAGTGAGAATGGATCTGGTTTAATAATAGAAGAACAGCACAGTTGTTCTTCAGTCAGCCTTGGACATAAGACGCAGCCACCTCCTGTGGAAGAGAACGCCACTCAGAAACTCCATCACCTGGAAATCTGTGCTGAGGAGTTTCCTGGATCCTCAGCCACATACCGAATACTCGAGGTGACCTCCCTTTATAAAGTCCTGGTAGTGGGATTAGTGAAGCTGTCTTATTATGCACATAGGATGGCAGTAGAGACGCTGAGCACCAAAGTAACTTCTGACTGA